A window of the Nibribacter ruber genome harbors these coding sequences:
- a CDS encoding tetratricopeptide repeat protein, translating to MKKFLLTAAAVLSLQLANAQTAAVTSAVMLHQKGTLDKAKAEIDKAVVNEKTKDNAKAWYYKGLIYMDMAGHPLYGKTVDPAQMSKEAYEAFSKVADLETKKKQYTDDANKRKEILQGNMYAYALNAGVDNYNNKKFNEAYKAYVEAASYKPQDTTAYLYAAYAAAGAEDFAAAKGMYNKLVDMKQASPAVYNQLLYIASVVDKNEKETLDIITKARAAYPDNRTFMLQELDLYLKAGKEQESMAKLDAAIAADPTNANLLTVKGNLLERTKKPEEALEAYKKAAQLDPTNFDAQYNLGVYYFNKGANLNNRANKMTLAEFQKNGKALQTEAKKYFTQALPYFEAAHKAKPDDKTNIQSLLKVYTALGRTADAKRMDTLLQ from the coding sequence ATGAAAAAATTTCTTTTAACGGCCGCGGCGGTTCTCTCCCTGCAACTAGCTAATGCGCAAACTGCTGCCGTGACCTCTGCCGTTATGCTGCACCAAAAAGGCACGCTTGACAAAGCCAAAGCCGAGATTGACAAAGCCGTGGTGAATGAAAAAACCAAGGACAATGCCAAGGCCTGGTACTACAAAGGCCTTATCTATATGGACATGGCTGGCCACCCTTTATATGGCAAAACCGTTGACCCGGCGCAAATGAGCAAAGAGGCATATGAAGCATTCAGCAAAGTGGCCGACCTGGAAACCAAAAAGAAGCAATACACTGATGATGCCAACAAGCGCAAAGAGATCTTGCAAGGCAACATGTATGCGTATGCATTGAACGCCGGGGTAGACAACTACAACAACAAGAAGTTCAACGAAGCTTACAAAGCCTATGTGGAGGCTGCCAGCTACAAGCCCCAAGATACCACTGCCTACCTGTATGCGGCTTACGCAGCTGCGGGCGCAGAGGACTTTGCTGCGGCTAAAGGCATGTACAATAAACTGGTAGACATGAAGCAGGCATCGCCAGCGGTATATAACCAGTTGTTATACATTGCCTCTGTGGTAGACAAGAATGAAAAGGAAACCCTTGACATTATTACCAAGGCAAGAGCTGCCTATCCAGACAACAGAACCTTCATGCTGCAAGAGCTTGACCTGTATTTGAAAGCAGGGAAGGAGCAGGAGTCCATGGCCAAGCTAGATGCTGCTATTGCCGCAGATCCTACCAACGCCAACCTGTTAACGGTAAAAGGTAACTTGTTGGAGCGCACCAAAAAGCCCGAAGAAGCTTTAGAAGCCTACAAAAAAGCTGCTCAGTTAGACCCAACCAACTTTGATGCGCAATACAACCTGGGTGTTTACTACTTCAACAAAGGAGCTAACCTAAACAACAGAGCTAATAAAATGACGTTGGCCGAGTTCCAGAAAAACGGAAAAGCCCTGCAAACTGAGGCTAAAAAGTATTTCACTCAGGCACTACCTTATTTTGAAGCCGCCCATAAGGCCAAGCCAGACGATAAGACCAACATCCAATCTTTGCTGAAAGTATACACGGCCCTAGGCAGAACCGCTGATGCCAAACGCATGGAT
- the gyrA gene encoding DNA gyrase subunit A, with protein sequence MAENERIIPINIEDEMRGAYIDYSMSVIISRALPDVRDGLKPVHRRVLYGMSELGVSYNKAYKKSARIVGEVLGKYHPHGDSSVYDTMVRMAQPWSLRYPLVDGQGNFGSIDGDSPAAMRYTEARLKRIADELLSDLEKNTVNFVPNFDDSLKEPSVMPAKFPNLLVNGTSGIAVGMATNMAPHNLTEVVDGIIAYIDDRDITIADLMKYVTAPDFPTGGIIYGYDGVKSAFETGRGRVIVRAKANFETTKTGKEQIVVTEIPYMVNKASMIEKTAALINDKKIEGISDLRDESDRDGLRIVYDLKRDAIPNVVLNNLFKYTQLQSSFGVNNVALVAGRPMTLNLKDLIVHFVEHRHEVVIRRTEYELEEARKRAHILEGLLIALDNLDEVINLIRSSRDPEIARAGLIERFALSDIQARAILDMRLQRLTGLERDKIQKEYQEIKELIDYLMSVLADEALRMQIIKDELTDIRERYGDERRTAIEMVSSDISLEDMIPDENMVITISHEGYIKRTALTEYRSQSRGGVGSRGAASSKQDDFTEHLFIASTHNYLLIFTESGRVFWVKVYEVPEGGKTTKGRAIQNLISIEKDDKVRAVINIAGLKNPDYVLNNYLVFCTEQGTIKKTPLEAYSRPRTTGINAITINEGDRLLDVQLTNGANDIIIALRSGRAVRFPEDKVRVMGRTAAGVRGITLANAEDRVVGMVCVHNPDTNLLVVSEKGFGKRSSLEEYRITNRGGKGVKTLNITEKTGHLVSIKGVTDTDDLMIINKSGITIRLRVADLRVIGRVSQGVRLLKLNEGDEISSVAKIEVEDKEEVILNESELPLDEALNPEDLTDPETLSEN encoded by the coding sequence ATGGCAGAAAACGAGCGGATTATCCCTATCAACATTGAAGACGAAATGCGCGGTGCGTATATTGATTATTCAATGTCCGTTATCATTTCCAGGGCACTTCCGGATGTAAGAGACGGTCTTAAACCGGTTCACCGTAGGGTGTTGTATGGAATGTCTGAATTAGGGGTTTCCTATAACAAAGCATATAAGAAATCTGCAAGGATTGTTGGGGAGGTGCTTGGTAAGTATCACCCGCACGGTGACTCTTCTGTGTATGACACCATGGTGCGTATGGCACAGCCCTGGTCCTTGCGTTACCCGCTGGTAGATGGCCAGGGAAACTTCGGTTCCATTGACGGCGACTCCCCGGCGGCCATGCGTTATACAGAGGCCCGTCTTAAAAGAATTGCAGACGAACTACTCTCAGACCTGGAGAAAAACACCGTCAACTTTGTTCCCAACTTTGACGACTCCCTGAAGGAGCCAAGCGTGATGCCAGCCAAATTCCCTAACCTGCTGGTGAACGGAACTTCTGGCATTGCCGTGGGTATGGCCACTAACATGGCGCCCCACAACCTCACCGAAGTGGTGGATGGCATCATTGCCTACATTGATGACCGGGACATTACCATTGCGGATTTGATGAAATACGTGACGGCCCCAGACTTCCCCACCGGAGGGATCATCTACGGGTACGACGGTGTAAAATCTGCGTTTGAAACGGGACGCGGACGCGTAATCGTGCGCGCCAAGGCCAACTTTGAAACCACCAAGACCGGCAAGGAGCAGATTGTAGTCACGGAGATTCCGTACATGGTCAACAAGGCGTCTATGATTGAAAAGACGGCTGCCTTGATCAACGACAAGAAGATTGAAGGCATCTCTGACCTGCGTGATGAGTCTGACCGTGATGGTTTGCGCATTGTGTATGACCTTAAGCGTGACGCCATTCCTAACGTGGTCTTAAACAACCTCTTCAAGTACACTCAGCTGCAATCCTCCTTTGGGGTGAACAACGTGGCCTTGGTGGCGGGCAGACCCATGACGCTTAACCTCAAGGACCTGATTGTTCACTTTGTGGAGCACCGTCATGAGGTAGTAATCAGAAGAACCGAGTATGAACTGGAAGAAGCCCGCAAGCGCGCACACATCTTAGAAGGTTTATTAATCGCTCTGGACAACCTGGATGAAGTGATCAACTTGATCAGAAGTTCCAGAGACCCAGAGATTGCCCGTGCCGGTTTGATTGAGCGCTTTGCCTTGTCAGACATTCAGGCCCGCGCCATTCTAGACATGCGTCTGCAACGTTTGACCGGTCTGGAGCGTGACAAGATTCAGAAAGAATACCAGGAGATCAAAGAACTCATTGACTACCTGATGTCTGTTCTGGCAGATGAAGCGTTGCGCATGCAAATCATCAAAGACGAGCTGACGGACATACGCGAGCGCTACGGTGATGAACGCCGTACGGCCATAGAAATGGTGTCTAGTGACATCTCACTAGAAGACATGATCCCAGATGAGAACATGGTGATCACCATTTCGCATGAAGGCTATATCAAGCGCACGGCCTTAACAGAATACCGCAGCCAAAGCAGAGGGGGGGTAGGTTCCAGAGGAGCCGCCAGCAGTAAGCAGGATGATTTTACTGAGCACTTGTTCATTGCCAGCACGCACAACTATCTGCTTATCTTCACAGAATCAGGACGGGTGTTCTGGGTGAAGGTGTACGAAGTTCCGGAAGGAGGGAAGACGACCAAAGGACGTGCCATCCAAAACCTCATCAGCATTGAGAAAGATGACAAAGTAAGAGCCGTCATCAACATAGCCGGGCTTAAGAACCCAGACTACGTCTTGAACAACTATCTGGTGTTCTGTACAGAGCAAGGAACCATCAAGAAGACTCCGCTAGAGGCGTATTCAAGACCAAGAACCACTGGTATCAACGCCATTACCATTAATGAAGGCGACAGACTGCTAGATGTTCAATTGACTAATGGCGCCAATGACATCATCATAGCGCTGAGGTCTGGTAGAGCCGTGAGGTTCCCAGAAGATAAAGTGCGCGTAATGGGTAGAACGGCTGCCGGCGTGCGAGGAATTACCCTGGCCAATGCAGAAGACAGAGTAGTTGGTATGGTTTGTGTTCATAACCCAGACACCAACTTATTGGTAGTCTCTGAAAAAGGCTTCGGGAAGCGTTCATCCTTGGAGGAATACAGAATCACCAACCGTGGAGGCAAGGGCGTGAAAACGCTCAACATCACGGAGAAAACGGGTCATCTGGTTTCCATTAAAGGTGTAACGGACACAGATGATCTAATGATCATCAATAAATCTGGCATCACCATCAGGTTGCGCGTAGCAGACTTGAGAGTGATTGGCCGCGTGTCACAAGGAGTGCGTTTATTGAAGTTAAATGAAGGAGATGAGATTTCATCTGTGGCCAAGATTGAGGTAGAAGACAAAGAAGAAGTGATTCTGAATGAGTCTGAACTGCCCCTTGATGAAGCCCTGAACCCAGAGGATTTGACAGACCCAGAAACGCTTAGTGAAAACTAG